The Sphingomonas sanxanigenens DSM 19645 = NX02 genome includes a region encoding these proteins:
- the cydB gene encoding cytochrome d ubiquinol oxidase subunit II, translating into MFDYETLRVIWWVLLGVLLIGFALTDGFDLGVGALLPFVAKGDEERRMTINAIAPTWEGNQVWFILGGGAIFAAWPFVYAISFSGFYLAMFVVLAALILRPVAFKYRAKHPDAAWRSRWDWALFIGGFVPALVFGVAVGNVLLGAPFRIDSDLRAFYEGSFLGLFSPFALLCGLLSVAMLVLHGAAWLSIKVEHGPVHDRARAFGSIAAIASILLFAGGFLFVAYGDIGYRLVGPVDPFGPSNPLRSTTEATAGGWLANYGLYPWMAIAPALGFLGAIAALIGIRRGSEPLAFAGSSASALGIIATVGCSMFPYILPSSIDPHSSLTVWNASSTEKTLGIMLFVTAVLLPIVLVYTAWAFKVMFGRVTMQDVRTNPDFY; encoded by the coding sequence ATGTTCGACTATGAAACCTTGCGCGTGATCTGGTGGGTGCTGCTGGGCGTGCTGCTCATCGGCTTCGCGCTCACCGACGGGTTCGACCTTGGCGTCGGTGCCCTGCTCCCTTTCGTCGCAAAGGGCGATGAGGAGCGTCGCATGACGATCAACGCGATCGCCCCCACCTGGGAAGGCAACCAGGTGTGGTTCATCCTCGGTGGCGGCGCGATCTTCGCCGCCTGGCCCTTCGTCTATGCGATCAGCTTCTCCGGCTTCTATCTCGCCATGTTCGTCGTGCTGGCCGCGCTGATCTTGCGGCCGGTGGCGTTCAAATATCGCGCCAAGCATCCCGACGCCGCGTGGCGCAGCCGGTGGGACTGGGCGCTGTTCATCGGCGGTTTCGTCCCGGCGCTGGTGTTCGGCGTCGCGGTCGGCAACGTGCTGCTGGGTGCGCCCTTCCGCATCGACAGCGATCTGCGCGCCTTTTACGAGGGCAGCTTCCTTGGCCTGTTCAGCCCGTTCGCCCTGTTGTGCGGCCTGCTGTCCGTCGCGATGCTGGTGCTCCACGGCGCGGCCTGGCTGTCGATCAAGGTGGAGCATGGCCCGGTGCATGACCGCGCCCGCGCCTTCGGCAGCATCGCCGCCATCGCTTCCATCCTGCTGTTCGCCGGCGGCTTCCTGTTCGTCGCCTATGGCGACATCGGCTACCGGCTGGTCGGGCCGGTCGACCCGTTCGGTCCCTCCAATCCGCTGCGCTCCACCACCGAGGCGACCGCCGGCGGCTGGCTCGCCAATTACGGGCTCTATCCGTGGATGGCGATCGCGCCCGCGCTCGGCTTCCTGGGCGCCATCGCCGCCCTCATCGGCATCCGTCGCGGGTCCGAGCCGCTCGCTTTCGCGGGGTCTTCCGCGTCGGCGCTCGGCATCATCGCCACGGTCGGCTGCTCGATGTTCCCCTATATCCTGCCGTCCAGCATCGATCCGCATTCCAGCCTGACGGTGTGGAACGCCTCCTCGACGGAAAAGACGCTCGGGATCATGCTGTTCGTCACCGCCGTCCTGCTGCCGATCGTGCTCGTCTACACCGCCTGGGCGTTCAAGGTGATGTTCGGCCGCGTGACCATGCAGGATGTCCGCACCAACCCCGACTTCTACTGA
- the cysN gene encoding sulfate adenylyltransferase subunit CysN has protein sequence MSDTLEQESAYQVDALIAEDIDAYLELHQHKTLLRFITCGSVDDGKSTLIGRLLYDSKMIFEDQLAALEADSKRVGTQGQEIDFALLVDGLAAEREQGITIDVAYRFFSTEKRKFIVADTPGHEQYTRNMVTGASTADLAVILIDARKGVLTQTRRHSYLAHLIGIRNIVLAVNKMDLVGYDQAVFDTIVADYRAFADSIGIERFVPMPISGFKGDNITTLSPNTPWYSGPALMEHLETVELDQVSDQARPFRMPVQWVNRPNLDFRGFSGLIGSGTVKPGDAVRVLPSGKTSTVTRVVAFDGDLEQGVAGQSVTLTFADEIDCSRGDVIAAADAPPQAADQFEATIVWMADEEMLPGRPYWLKLGTQTVTANIQAPKYQVNVNTMEHLAAKTLELNAIGVANLSTDRNLVFEPYADNRGLGGFILIDKITNATVAAGMLHFSLRRAQNVHWQPTDMSREHHAAIKNQKPAVLWFTGLSGAGKSTIANIVEKKLARMNRHTFLLDGDNVRHGLNKDLGFTDADRVENIRRVGEVAKLMTDAGLIVITAFISPFRAERDMVRKMMAPGEFVEIHIDTSLADAEARDVKGLYAKARRGDLKNFTGIDSPYEPPEDPEIRIDTTNMTPEQAADLIIARLIP, from the coding sequence ATGAGCGATACCTTGGAACAGGAAAGCGCCTACCAGGTCGATGCCCTGATCGCCGAAGACATCGACGCCTATCTGGAACTGCACCAGCACAAGACGCTGTTGCGCTTCATCACCTGCGGTTCGGTGGATGACGGAAAATCGACGCTGATCGGCCGGCTGCTCTACGACAGCAAGATGATCTTCGAGGATCAGCTTGCGGCGCTGGAAGCGGATTCGAAGCGCGTCGGCACGCAGGGGCAGGAGATCGACTTCGCGCTGCTCGTGGACGGTCTCGCCGCCGAGCGCGAGCAGGGCATCACCATCGACGTCGCCTATCGCTTCTTCTCGACGGAGAAGCGCAAGTTCATCGTCGCCGACACGCCGGGGCATGAGCAGTACACCCGCAACATGGTGACCGGCGCCTCGACCGCCGACCTCGCGGTGATCCTGATCGATGCGCGCAAGGGGGTGCTGACGCAGACGCGGCGCCATTCCTACCTTGCCCACCTCATCGGCATCCGCAACATCGTGCTCGCGGTGAACAAGATGGACCTGGTCGGATACGATCAGGCGGTGTTCGACACGATCGTCGCCGATTATCGCGCCTTCGCGGACTCGATCGGCATCGAGCGTTTCGTGCCGATGCCGATCTCGGGCTTCAAGGGCGACAACATCACCACCCTCTCGCCCAACACGCCGTGGTACAGCGGCCCGGCGCTGATGGAGCATCTGGAGACGGTGGAACTCGACCAGGTTTCCGATCAGGCGCGGCCGTTCCGCATGCCGGTGCAGTGGGTCAACCGCCCCAATCTCGACTTCCGCGGCTTTTCCGGGTTGATCGGTTCGGGCACGGTCAAGCCGGGCGACGCGGTGCGCGTTCTGCCGTCGGGCAAGACCAGCACGGTCACCCGCGTCGTCGCGTTCGACGGGGATCTGGAGCAGGGCGTCGCCGGCCAGTCGGTGACCCTGACCTTCGCCGACGAGATCGACTGCAGCCGCGGCGACGTGATCGCCGCCGCCGATGCGCCGCCGCAGGCCGCCGACCAGTTCGAGGCGACGATCGTTTGGATGGCGGATGAGGAGATGCTGCCGGGCCGGCCCTATTGGCTGAAGCTGGGCACGCAGACGGTGACCGCCAACATCCAGGCGCCCAAATATCAGGTCAACGTCAACACGATGGAGCATCTGGCGGCGAAGACGCTGGAACTCAACGCGATCGGCGTCGCCAACCTCTCGACCGACCGCAACCTCGTGTTCGAGCCCTATGCCGACAATCGCGGCCTCGGCGGCTTCATCCTGATCGACAAGATCACCAATGCCACCGTCGCCGCCGGCATGCTCCACTTCTCGCTGCGGCGTGCGCAGAACGTGCATTGGCAGCCGACCGACATGAGCCGCGAGCATCATGCCGCGATCAAGAACCAGAAGCCGGCGGTGCTGTGGTTCACGGGCCTGTCGGGCGCGGGCAAGTCGACGATCGCCAACATCGTCGAGAAGAAGCTGGCGCGGATGAACCGCCATACCTTCCTGCTCGATGGCGACAATGTCCGCCACGGCCTCAACAAGGATCTCGGCTTCACCGATGCCGACCGCGTGGAGAATATCCGCCGCGTCGGCGAGGTCGCCAAGCTGATGACCGATGCCGGGCTGATCGTGATCACTGCGTTCATCTCGCCCTTCCGGGCCGAGCGCGACATGGTCCGCAAGATGATGGCGCCGGGCGAGTTCGTCGAGATCCACATCGATACGTCGCTGGCGGATGCCGAGGCGCGTGACGTGAAGGGGCTCTATGCCAAGGCGCGGCGCGGCGATCTCAAGAACTTCACCGGCATCGACAGCCCCTATGAGCCGCCCGAGGATCCCGAGATCCGCATCGACACGACCAACATGACGCCCGAGCAGGCGGCCGACCTGATCATCGCGAGGCTGATCCCATGA
- a CDS encoding 3'(2'),5'-bisphosphate nucleotidase CysQ — protein sequence MSGALTDGELAAHLAETAGRILLAVRDSGLFPGKALGVAGDQTANQFLCHALRAQRPEDGLLSEEEKDNEDRLARSRVWIVDPVDGTREYGEERADWAVHVGLAIDGVAALGAVALPGLDLVLRSDRPQPLPPGNRPPRMLVSRTRPAREAVAVAEQIGAELLAMGSAGAKAMAVVRGEADIYLHTGGQYEWDNCAPAAVAAAYGLHVSRADGSPLVYNRENTYLPDLLICRPEYAEPVLAAYRGVLAD from the coding sequence ATGAGCGGTGCGTTGACCGACGGCGAACTCGCGGCGCACCTCGCCGAGACGGCGGGGCGTATCCTGCTCGCGGTGCGCGACAGCGGGCTGTTTCCGGGCAAGGCGCTGGGCGTGGCGGGGGACCAGACCGCCAACCAGTTCCTCTGCCACGCGCTGCGTGCGCAGCGCCCCGAGGATGGCCTGCTCTCCGAGGAAGAGAAGGACAATGAAGACCGACTCGCCAGGTCGCGCGTGTGGATCGTCGACCCGGTCGACGGCACCCGCGAATATGGCGAGGAGCGGGCGGATTGGGCGGTCCATGTCGGCCTCGCGATCGACGGCGTCGCAGCCCTGGGGGCGGTGGCGCTGCCGGGGCTCGATCTCGTGCTGCGATCCGACCGGCCGCAGCCGCTGCCCCCCGGCAACCGGCCGCCGCGCATGCTGGTCAGCCGCACGCGGCCGGCGCGCGAGGCGGTGGCGGTGGCCGAGCAGATCGGCGCCGAATTGCTGGCGATGGGATCGGCGGGCGCCAAGGCGATGGCGGTGGTCCGCGGCGAGGCGGACATCTACCTCCACACCGGCGGGCAATATGAGTGGGACAATTGCGCGCCGGCCGCGGTTGCCGCGGCCTATGGCCTGCACGTCAGCCGCGCGGACGGCAGCCCGCTCGTCTACAATCGCGAGAACACCTATCTGCCCGACCTGCTGATCTGCCGGCCGGAATATGCGGAGCCGGTGCTGGCGGCCTATCGCGGGGTGCTGGCCGACTGA
- the cysD gene encoding sulfate adenylyltransferase subunit CysD, whose amino-acid sequence MLATKTLTHLERLEAESIDILREVVAECEKPVMLYSVGKDSAVMLHLARKAFYPSPPPFPLLHVDTTWKFQAMYELRDRMARESGMELLVYQNPEAQARGINPFDHGALHTDMWKTEGLKQALDLYGFDAAFGGARRDEEKSRAKERVFSFRSANHRWDPKNQRPELWNLYNARKAKGESIRVFPISNWTELDIWQYIQLNDVPIVPLYFAAKRPTVERDGMLLMVDDDRFPLKPGEVPVERSIRFRTLGCYPLTGAVESEAANLSEVIQEMLLTTTSERQGRAIDKDAGGAGMEKKKQEGYF is encoded by the coding sequence ATGCTGGCTACCAAGACATTGACCCACCTCGAACGGCTGGAGGCGGAATCCATCGACATCCTGAGGGAAGTGGTCGCCGAATGCGAAAAGCCGGTGATGCTCTATTCGGTGGGCAAGGATTCCGCCGTGATGCTTCACCTGGCCCGCAAGGCCTTCTATCCGTCGCCGCCGCCATTTCCGCTGCTGCACGTCGATACGACGTGGAAGTTCCAGGCGATGTACGAACTGCGCGACCGGATGGCGCGAGAAAGCGGCATGGAACTGCTCGTCTACCAGAACCCCGAGGCGCAGGCGCGCGGGATCAATCCGTTCGATCATGGCGCGCTCCATACCGACATGTGGAAGACCGAGGGGCTGAAGCAGGCGCTCGACCTTTATGGCTTCGACGCGGCGTTCGGCGGCGCGCGGCGCGACGAGGAGAAGAGCCGCGCCAAGGAGCGCGTGTTCAGCTTCCGCTCGGCCAATCATCGCTGGGATCCCAAGAACCAGCGGCCGGAGCTGTGGAATCTCTACAACGCCAGGAAGGCGAAGGGCGAATCGATCCGCGTCTTCCCGATCTCGAACTGGACCGAGCTCGACATCTGGCAATATATCCAGCTCAACGACGTGCCGATCGTGCCGCTCTATTTCGCGGCGAAGCGCCCGACCGTGGAGCGCGACGGCATGCTGCTGATGGTCGATGACGATCGCTTCCCGCTGAAACCGGGCGAGGTGCCCGTCGAGCGCTCGATCCGCTTCCGCACGCTGGGCTGCTACCCGCTGACCGGCGCGGTGGAGAGCGAGGCGGCGAACCTGTCCGAAGTGATCCAGGAAATGCTGCTGACCACCACATCCGAACGGCAGGGCCGCGCGATCGACAAGGATGCCGGCGGTGCCGGCATGGAGAAGAAGAAGCAGGAGGGGTATTTCTGA
- a CDS encoding cytochrome ubiquinol oxidase subunit I yields MDEMVTDLSRLQFALTALYHFLFVPLTLGLSFLLVIMESVYVMTNRPIWRTVTRFWGKIFGINFVLGVATGLTMEFQFGTNWSYFSHYVGDIFGAPLAIEGLMAFFLEATMVGIMFFGWDRLSKLGHLIVTFLVALGTNLSALWILIANGWMQNPVGAAFNPETMRMEVTDFGAVLFNPIAQAKFVHTVSAGYVIASVLVLGVSAFWLLKGRFVPVARRSFTVAAAFGLAASLSVVVLGDESGYALTDNQKMKLAAIEAAWHTEEAPSGLTIVGIPDLASQTTRYEVKIPWVLGLIATRSLDGTVSGMSELVLKAEDRIASGIVAYDAVETLKVNPTDLAARAQFEAHRSDLGYALLLKRHMADPRNATPAQIKTAAWDTVPDVPVMFWAFRIMAGIGLLMIAMFATAFVLCSLRKHMEARWFLKLAVAAIPLPWIATELGWVVAELGRQPWAIEGVLPTFLANSSLSRAALWTTIIGFTALYGALAVIEIRLILATIRHGPDDGEPQHEPAPAPLAHPLPAAA; encoded by the coding sequence ATGGACGAGATGGTCACAGACCTGTCGCGCCTGCAATTTGCGCTGACAGCGCTTTATCATTTTCTCTTCGTACCGCTCACGCTCGGGCTGTCGTTCCTGCTCGTCATCATGGAGTCGGTCTATGTGATGACGAACCGGCCGATCTGGCGGACGGTCACCCGCTTCTGGGGCAAGATCTTCGGCATCAACTTCGTGCTGGGCGTCGCCACCGGCCTCACCATGGAGTTCCAGTTCGGTACCAACTGGTCCTATTTCTCGCATTATGTCGGTGACATCTTCGGCGCGCCGCTCGCGATCGAGGGGCTCATGGCCTTCTTCCTCGAGGCGACGATGGTCGGCATCATGTTCTTCGGCTGGGATCGGCTGTCCAAGCTGGGCCATCTGATCGTGACCTTCCTCGTCGCGCTCGGCACCAATCTCAGCGCGCTGTGGATCCTGATCGCCAACGGCTGGATGCAGAACCCGGTCGGCGCGGCGTTCAATCCCGAGACGATGCGCATGGAAGTGACCGATTTCGGCGCAGTGCTGTTCAACCCGATCGCCCAGGCCAAGTTCGTCCACACCGTCAGCGCGGGCTATGTCATCGCCTCGGTGCTGGTGCTCGGCGTCTCCGCCTTCTGGCTGCTCAAGGGCCGGTTCGTGCCCGTCGCACGGCGCTCCTTCACCGTCGCCGCCGCCTTCGGCCTCGCCGCCTCGCTGTCGGTCGTCGTGCTGGGGGACGAGAGCGGCTATGCGCTCACCGACAACCAGAAGATGAAGCTCGCTGCGATCGAGGCCGCCTGGCACACCGAGGAAGCGCCCTCGGGCCTGACGATCGTCGGCATTCCGGACCTCGCCAGCCAGACGACGCGCTACGAGGTCAAGATCCCTTGGGTGCTTGGGCTGATCGCCACGCGCAGCCTCGACGGTACCGTATCCGGCATGTCCGAACTGGTGCTGAAGGCCGAGGATCGCATTGCGTCCGGCATCGTCGCCTACGACGCGGTCGAGACGCTCAAGGTCAACCCGACCGACCTGGCGGCGCGCGCGCAGTTCGAGGCGCACCGGAGCGATCTGGGCTATGCGCTGCTGCTCAAGCGCCACATGGCCGATCCGCGCAACGCCACCCCCGCGCAGATCAAGACGGCCGCTTGGGATACGGTGCCCGACGTGCCGGTGATGTTCTGGGCATTCCGCATCATGGCCGGGATCGGGCTGTTGATGATCGCGATGTTCGCAACCGCCTTCGTGCTCTGCTCGCTGCGCAAGCATATGGAGGCCCGCTGGTTCCTCAAACTCGCGGTGGCGGCGATCCCGCTGCCCTGGATCGCGACGGAACTGGGATGGGTGGTCGCCGAACTGGGCCGCCAGCCCTGGGCGATCGAGGGCGTACTGCCCACCTTCCTCGCCAACAGCTCGCTCAGCCGCGCCGCGTTGTGGACGACGATCATCGGCTTCACCGCGCTCTACGGTGCGCTCGCCGTCATCGAGATCCGGCTGATCCTCGCCACCATCCGGCATGGGCCGGACGATGGCGAGCCGCAGCACGAGCCGGCGCCCGCGCCGCTTGCCCACCCCCTCCCCGCCGCTGCCTGA
- the cydX gene encoding cytochrome bd-I oxidase subunit CydX, which translates to MWYFTWVLGLGLAVGFGILNGIWHEFHLPVEDDAPAGR; encoded by the coding sequence ATGTGGTATTTCACCTGGGTACTTGGCCTCGGCCTTGCCGTTGGCTTCGGGATCCTGAACGGGATCTGGCACGAATTCCATCTGCCGGTGGAGGATGACGCCCCGGCAGGCCGATAA
- the cydD gene encoding thiol reductant ABC exporter subunit CydD, producing MKAQAGADARAIRLQRAAWLRGASRQGSVQPVAALLLDTVAAIGFAGGIAGAVASIDRGLVAVLPWLLLIAVSALLRGLFAMAAVRIGARGGERAKQVVRATVIDGAIRRAPGSALTTGMLASAVVDEVDALDGYVARFVPARTAAALAPLIVLAAMACASWFAALILAATLLPFIVALALAGGAAADESRRQFVALARLSSRFADRIRALPVVLAFRAEAREAEGMGQAADDLAQRTMRVLRVAFLSSGALEFFAALSVALVAVYCGFTLLGLLPFPAPETLSLAEAFFVLALAPEFYAPMRRLAAAYHDRQAAETAADRLMALPAPAAPAATTLPAAHDLVFRNVTIRYPDSDSAAVDNLSCSFAEGETIALLGPSGSGKTSLLHLLLGLAPLSEGEVEVGGVPLAAVGSVAPLAGWAGQHPLIIPGTIRDNLLLGHRDASQDALWQAVTAAGLEPMLARRAYGLASLLDARGGGLSGGERRRIALARALLKPAPLLLLDEPTAHLDAEAEAAMIATIARSCRTRTTVMATHSERLAAIADRVVRLGEDR from the coding sequence ATGAAGGCACAGGCCGGCGCGGATGCGCGGGCAATCCGACTGCAGCGCGCGGCCTGGCTGCGCGGCGCGAGCCGGCAGGGCAGCGTGCAGCCGGTGGCGGCGCTGCTGCTCGATACGGTGGCGGCGATCGGTTTCGCCGGCGGCATCGCCGGCGCGGTCGCGTCGATCGATCGCGGGCTCGTGGCGGTGCTGCCCTGGCTGCTGCTCATTGCGGTGTCCGCGCTGTTGCGCGGCCTGTTCGCGATGGCGGCGGTGCGCATCGGTGCGCGCGGCGGCGAACGCGCCAAGCAGGTCGTGCGGGCAACGGTGATCGACGGCGCCATCCGCCGCGCGCCGGGATCGGCGCTGACCACGGGGATGCTGGCAAGCGCGGTGGTCGATGAGGTCGATGCGCTGGACGGCTATGTCGCGCGCTTCGTGCCGGCGCGGACGGCGGCGGCGCTGGCGCCGCTGATCGTGCTCGCCGCGATGGCCTGTGCGAGCTGGTTCGCGGCGCTGATCCTCGCTGCGACCTTGTTGCCCTTCATCGTCGCGCTGGCGCTGGCCGGCGGTGCCGCAGCCGACGAGTCGCGCCGCCAGTTCGTGGCGCTCGCGCGGCTTTCGAGCCGCTTTGCCGATCGCATCCGCGCGCTGCCGGTCGTGCTGGCGTTCCGCGCCGAGGCGCGCGAGGCCGAAGGGATGGGGCAGGCGGCGGACGACCTCGCGCAGCGGACGATGCGGGTGCTGCGGGTCGCCTTCCTCTCCTCCGGCGCGCTCGAATTCTTCGCAGCGCTCTCGGTCGCGCTGGTCGCGGTCTATTGCGGCTTCACCCTGCTCGGCCTGCTGCCTTTTCCGGCGCCCGAGACGCTGAGCCTGGCCGAAGCCTTCTTCGTGCTGGCGCTCGCGCCCGAATTCTATGCGCCGATGCGCCGCCTTGCCGCCGCCTATCATGACCGGCAGGCGGCGGAGACGGCGGCGGACCGGTTGATGGCATTGCCGGCACCCGCTGCGCCGGCCGCAACCACGCTGCCCGCCGCGCATGACCTGGTCTTCCGCAACGTCACGATCCGCTATCCGGACAGCGACTCTGCAGCGGTCGACAACCTGTCCTGCTCGTTTGCGGAGGGGGAGACGATCGCGCTGCTCGGCCCATCGGGTTCGGGCAAGACCAGCCTGCTCCATCTGCTGCTGGGGCTCGCACCGCTGAGCGAGGGCGAGGTCGAGGTCGGCGGCGTGCCGCTCGCCGCGGTTGGCTCGGTGGCGCCGCTTGCCGGCTGGGCGGGGCAGCATCCGCTGATCATTCCGGGCACGATCCGCGACAATCTGCTGCTCGGTCATCGCGATGCCTCGCAGGATGCGCTGTGGCAGGCGGTGACCGCCGCCGGACTGGAGCCGATGCTCGCGCGCCGCGCCTATGGTCTGGCGAGCCTGCTCGACGCGCGCGGCGGCGGGCTTTCGGGCGGAGAGCGGCGGCGGATCGCGCTGGCGCGGGCCTTGCTCAAGCCGGCGCCGCTGCTGCTGCTCGACGAACCCACCGCGCATCTCGATGCCGAGGCGGAGGCGGCGATGATCGCGACGATCGCGCGCAGTTGCCGCACCCGCACCACCGTGATGGCGACCCACAGCGAGCGGCTGGCCGCCATCGCCGATCGGGTCGTGCGGCTGGGAGAGGATCGGTGA
- a CDS encoding amino acid ABC transporter ATP-binding/permease protein: MKLEALLAAERRREARRLAQAALCAALVAAASVVLLGLSGWFITAAAVAGAAGQAVAQTFNYMLPSAGIRLLAIVRTGARYGERLASHDAALGALARLRPALFRAIAASPVAGALALGRGDATARLIGDVDAIELRFVRRSGPWGAAAALASGVALTWLGGVAAAAATAACVALLLVVADRLWRRQEERGRAVQQAQGALRETFTTLSDAAPELRCYGLEDWAAERIATAGDVLAAAQRAQARLSAQFELLHASAIGVAASLALLLSIGAGAPIAALAALAAAMTVDGAAPVMRAMIERGRLREAEERLRALFDAAGTEAIETMAPMAPTAPAGITIGAPIGCRLEPGERLALVGPSGVGKTTLVETLLGLRDAAPGAAKIGGIDVAAMGGAAQRRHFAWAPQDAMLISGTVRDNLTLAAPDADDTTLWAALHDAALDTRIRALPGGLDAWVGENGERLSGGERRRLALARAYCADAPWLLLDEPSEGVDAGTEALLAARLDTRLRRTGQGLLLVSHRPGMVALCGRRLVLNGDALPACLSLVA, encoded by the coding sequence GTGAAGCTCGAGGCTCTGCTCGCGGCCGAGCGGCGGCGCGAGGCGCGGCGGCTCGCGCAGGCGGCGCTGTGCGCGGCATTGGTCGCGGCGGCTTCCGTGGTGCTGCTCGGGCTTTCCGGATGGTTCATCACCGCGGCGGCGGTTGCGGGGGCTGCCGGCCAGGCGGTCGCGCAGACGTTCAACTATATGCTGCCCTCGGCCGGTATCCGGCTGCTCGCGATCGTCCGCACCGGCGCGCGCTATGGCGAGCGGCTGGCGAGCCACGATGCCGCACTCGGCGCGCTGGCGCGGCTGCGCCCGGCGCTGTTCCGCGCGATCGCGGCGTCTCCGGTCGCGGGCGCGCTGGCGCTGGGCCGCGGCGATGCCACCGCGCGGCTGATCGGCGACGTCGATGCGATCGAACTGCGCTTCGTCCGCCGATCCGGGCCATGGGGCGCTGCCGCAGCGCTCGCCTCGGGGGTGGCGCTGACCTGGCTCGGCGGCGTCGCTGCGGCCGCAGCGACGGCGGCGTGCGTCGCGCTGCTGCTGGTCGTCGCCGACCGGCTGTGGCGCAGGCAGGAGGAACGGGGCCGGGCGGTGCAGCAGGCGCAGGGTGCGCTGCGCGAGACCTTCACGACCTTGAGCGACGCCGCCCCCGAACTGCGCTGCTACGGCCTCGAGGATTGGGCCGCGGAACGGATCGCGACGGCCGGCGATGTGCTGGCCGCCGCGCAGCGCGCGCAGGCGCGCCTCTCCGCGCAGTTCGAACTGCTCCACGCCAGCGCGATCGGTGTCGCCGCCAGCCTGGCGCTGCTGCTGTCGATCGGCGCTGGCGCACCGATCGCGGCGCTGGCCGCGCTCGCCGCGGCGATGACGGTGGATGGCGCCGCCCCGGTGATGCGGGCGATGATCGAGCGCGGCCGGCTGCGCGAGGCCGAGGAGCGGCTCAGGGCGCTGTTCGATGCTGCCGGGACGGAAGCGATCGAGACCATGGCACCGATGGCACCGACGGCACCGGCCGGCATCACCATCGGCGCGCCGATCGGTTGCCGGCTGGAACCGGGCGAGCGGCTCGCGTTGGTCGGGCCTTCCGGGGTCGGCAAGACGACGTTGGTCGAGACCTTGCTCGGCCTGCGCGACGCCGCGCCCGGCGCGGCCAAGATCGGCGGGATCGATGTCGCGGCGATGGGGGGTGCGGCACAGCGGCGACACTTCGCCTGGGCGCCGCAGGATGCGATGCTGATCTCGGGCACGGTGCGCGACAATCTGACGCTCGCCGCGCCCGACGCCGACGATACCACCCTGTGGGCCGCGCTCCACGACGCCGCGCTCGACACGCGAATCCGGGCGCTGCCGGGCGGGCTCGACGCATGGGTCGGCGAGAATGGCGAGCGGCTGTCGGGCGGCGAACGGCGTCGGCTGGCGCTCGCGCGCGCCTATTGCGCCGATGCGCCCTGGCTGCTGCTCGATGAACCGAGCGAGGGCGTCGATGCCGGGACCGAGGCCCTGCTCGCGGCCCGGCTCGACACGAGGCTGCGGCGGACGGGGCAGGGGCTGCTGCTGGTCAGCCACCGGCCCGGCATGGTGGCGCTGTGCGGACGGCGGCTGGTGCTGAACGGCGATGCGTTGCCGGCATGCCTTTCGCTGGTGGCCTGA
- a CDS encoding Crp/Fnr family transcriptional regulator gives MALSDICADCAVRDHALCGSLDDRELDALNSLGQKRRIARGETLIWAGDDNLICANLLSGVMKMVASTSDGREQIVGLLYPADFVGQPYREEADFSITALTDAELCVFPRLPFQRVLEDHVRMERLLLQRTLQTLNEARNRMLTLARKSASERVAGFLLDMEVRAASAGCRATPTGPATFDLSLTRGQIADVLGLTIETVSRQLTKLKEAGLIRLPGGRAITISNRDALERRAEAA, from the coding sequence ATGGCCCTGAGCGACATCTGTGCCGACTGCGCGGTTCGCGACCACGCCCTGTGCGGCAGCCTGGACGATCGGGAGCTCGACGCGCTCAACAGCCTCGGGCAGAAGCGGCGGATCGCCCGCGGCGAAACCCTGATCTGGGCGGGCGACGACAATCTCATCTGCGCCAACCTGTTGAGCGGCGTCATGAAAATGGTGGCTTCCACCAGCGATGGCCGCGAACAGATCGTCGGCCTGCTCTATCCCGCGGACTTCGTCGGCCAGCCCTATCGCGAAGAAGCCGACTTCTCGATCACCGCGCTGACCGACGCGGAGCTGTGCGTGTTCCCGCGCCTGCCCTTCCAGCGCGTGCTGGAAGATCATGTCCGCATGGAACGCTTGTTGCTGCAACGCACCCTCCAGACCCTCAACGAAGCACGCAACCGCATGCTGACGCTTGCGCGCAAATCCGCCTCCGAACGCGTCGCCGGCTTCCTGCTCGACATGGAGGTGCGCGCGGCGAGCGCCGGCTGCCGCGCCACGCCCACCGGCCCCGCCACCTTCGATCTTTCGCTGACCCGCGGCCAGATCGCCGACGTGCTCGGCCTCACCATCGAAACCGTCAGCCGCCAGTTGACCAAGCTGAAGGAAGCCGGGCTGATTCGCCTGCCCGGCGGCCGCGCGATCACGATCAGCAATCGCGATGCGCTGGAGCGGCGGGCCGAGGCGGCCTGA